One genomic segment of Equus przewalskii isolate Varuska chromosome 13, EquPr2, whole genome shotgun sequence includes these proteins:
- the LOC103540006 gene encoding zinc finger protein 354B isoform X2 gives MAAARRGARPQVSVTFEDVAVLFTRDEWRKLGPSQRSLYQDVMLENYSNLVSLGLPFSKPKVISLLQRGEDPWKVERESSGGCSAGCKSSPRTTKSTQTQDSSFQGLLRKRLKKDEPWNFISEKPCIYEDRLKKQDRNESLQIISMTHKKILTVERSLIEFGQNFSLKSVFVKQQRVAKEKIPSKYEIQRSSFKQNSNLLNQPKIKTAEKRYKCNICEKAFIHNSSLRKHQKNHTGEKLFKCKECLKAFSQSSALIQHQRTHTGEKPYICKQCGKAFSHSASLCKHLRTHTVEKSYRCKECGKSFGRRSGLFIHQKIHARENPHKYNPGRKASSCSTSLSGCQRHHSRKKSYLCNECGNTFKSSSSLRYHQRIHTGEKPFKCSECGRAFSQSASLIQHERIHTGEKPYRCNQCGKGFTSVSRLNRHQIIHTGEKLYNCNECGKALSSHSTLIIHERIHTGEKPCKCKVCGKAFRQSSALIQHQRMHTGERPYKCNECGKTFRCNSSLSNHQRIHTGEKPYRCEECGISFGQSAALIQHQRIHTGEKPFKCHTCGKTFRQSSSLIAHQRIHTGEKPYECNACGKLFSQRSSLTNHYKIHVEENP, from the exons ATGGCTGCTGCACGGAGGGGAGCGAGGCCTCAG GTGTCGGTGACGTTTGAGGATGTGGCTGTGCTCTTTACGCGGGATGAGTGGAGAAAGCTGGGTCCTTCTCAGAGGAGCTTGTACCaggatgtgatgctggagaactacagTAACCTGGTCTCATTGG GACTCCCATTTTCCAAACCCAAAGTGATCTCCCTGTTGCAGCGAGGAGAAGATCCctggaaggtggagagagaaagttctggaggctgctcCGCAG ggTGTAAGAGCAGTCCTAGAACCACAAAGTCAACTCAAACTCAAGACTCCTCATTTCAGGGACTTCTAAGGAAAAGACTCAAAAAGGATGAGCCCTGGAACTTCATATCAGAAAAACCCTGCATATATGAAGACAGATTAAAGAAACAGGACAGAAATGAAAGTTTACAAATAATTTCAATGACTCATAAGAAAATCCTCACTGTAGAAAGAAGCCTTATTGAATTTGGCCAAAATTTTAGCCTGAAATCAGTCTTTGTTAAGCAGCAGAGGGTTGCTAAAGAAAAAATACcatcaaaatatgaaatacaaagaAGTAGCTTCAAGCAGAATTCAAATTTACTTAACCAACCAAAAATCAAAACAGCCGAGAAGCgctataaatgtaatatatgtgaaaaagcCTTCATTCACAATTCATCCCTTCGTAAACATCAGAAAAACCATACtggagagaaattatttaaatgtaaagaatgttTGAAAGCCTTTAGCCAAAGTTCAGCTCTTATTCAACAtcaaagaactcatactggagagaagccctatatATGTAAacagtgtgggaaagccttcagccaTAGTGCATCCCTTTGTAAACACCTAAGAACACATACTGTGGAAAAATCCTATCGATGTAAAGAATGTGGCAAATCCTTCGGCAGAAGGTCTGGCCTTTTTATACATCAAAAAATCCATGCTCGAGAAAATCCCCATAAGTATAATCCAGGTAGGAAAGCATCTAGTTGCAGCACGTCCCTTTCTGGGTGTCAGAGACATCATTCCAGAAAGAAGTCCTATTTATGTAACGAATGTGGCAACACCTTTAAGTCGAGCTCATCCCTTCGTtatcatcagagaattcacactggagagaaaccttttAAATGTAGTGAATGTGGGAGAGCCTTCAGTCAGAGTGCCTCTCTCATTCAACATgaaagaattcacactggagaaaagccGTACAGATGTAATCAGTGTGGGAAAGGCTTCACTTCTGTTTCACGTCTTAATAGACATCAAataattcatactggagagaaattATATAATTGTAATGAATGTGGTAAAGCCTTAAGTTCCCACTCAACACTTATTATTCATGAGAggattcatactggagagaaaccgtGTAAATGTAAAgtgtgtgggaaagccttcagacAGAGTTCAGCTCTCATTCAACATCAGAGAATGCATACCGGAGAAAGACCCTATAAATGTAATGAGTGTGGGAAGACATTCAGGTGTAACTCCTCCCTTAGTaatcatcagagaattcatactggagagaaaccatatcGATGTGAGGAATGTGGGATATCTTTTGGCCAAAGTGCAGCTCTTATTCAacatcaaagaattcatacaggagaaaaaccctTTAAATGTCATACGTGTGGGAAAACTTTTAGACAAAGCTCATCACTTATTGcccatcagagaattcatactggagagaaaccctatgaatgtaatgcGTGTGGGAAACTCTTCAGCCAGAGGTCGTCCCTTACCAATCATTATAAAATTCATGTTGAAGAGAACCCCTAG